The following coding sequences are from one Lolium rigidum isolate FL_2022 chromosome 6, APGP_CSIRO_Lrig_0.1, whole genome shotgun sequence window:
- the LOC124663223 gene encoding pathogen-associated molecular patterns-induced protein A70-like — MDAADVIPAWSLVRGYFSPATLFLLLNVVIGTIALTSRRRHNHHHDDHHHQQQHQKDYVDQYDAAPRAPAPLARTSSVMERLRSLGLYRFRSGDFPPEYNYSLSAGDDDESNKQHQQQAQYARSRSEPAAAKPPTNRTGNGAEKAAKAKVAKKPLSEVRRLERAPAPAPARLVQRAPRAPVARAVVTAAATEAAPAACVDERADDFINKFRQQLQLQRLNSLLNYKEMLNRGT, encoded by the coding sequence ATGGACGCCGCGGACGTGATCCCGGCTTGGTCGCTGGTCCGCGGCTACTTCTCCCCGGCCACGCTCTTCCTCCTGCTCAACGTGGTCATCGGCACCATCGCGCtcacctcccgccgccgccacaaccaCCACCACGACGACCATCACCACCAGCAGCAGCATCAAAAGGACTACGTCGATCAGTACGACGCTGCCCCGCGGGCTCCCGCCCCGCTGGCGCGCACGTCGTCCGTCATGGAGCGCCTGCGCTCCCTCGGCCTCTACCGCTTCCGCTCCGGCGACTTCCCTCCCGAGTACAACTACAGCCTctccgccggcgacgacgacgaaagCAACAAGCAGCACCAGCAGCAGGCTCAGTACGCCCGGAGCCGGTCTGAGCCGGCTGCCGCGAAGCCGCCGACGAACAGGACGGGCAACGGGGCGgagaaggcggccaaggcgaaggtgGCGAAGAAGCCGCTCTCGGAGGTGAGGAGGCTGGAGCGcgccccggcgccggcgcccgcGCGGCTAGTGCAGCGCGCGCCGAGGGCTCCCGTGGCTCGCGcggtggtgacggcggcggcgaccgaggCCGCGCCGGCTGCGTGCGTGGACGAGAGGGCCGACGACTTCATCAACAAGTTCCGGCAGCAGCTCCAGCTCCAGAGGCTCAACTCGCTGCTCAACTACAAGGAGATGCTCAACCGCGGCACGTAG